The Pseudomonas sp. FP2309 genomic sequence ACGCCAATAGTCCCATGGCCAACACCCAGCTTGGTGGCTATATCGTTGGCAACCCCAACCTCAAGGGCGGTGCCGCGAACGTCATCCTCAACGAAGTCACTGGCGCCAACCCCAGCCAGTTGCGCGGTTACACCGAAGTGGCGGGGCAATCGGCCAAGGTCATCGTCGCCAACCCGTACGGCATTACCTGCAGCGGTTGCGGTTTTATCAACACCCCCAACGTCACCCTGACCACCGGCAAGCCGGTGCTCGACGCGGCCGGCCAACTGAAAAGCTACCAGGTCGACGGCGGTGCCGTGACCATCGACGGCCAGGGTCTGAACGCCAGCGACGTCGACCGCTTCGAAATCATCACCCGCTCGGCCAGGATCAATGCGCAGATCAACGCGCGCCAGCTCACCGTGATTGCCGGTCGCAATGACGTGGATGCACAAACGCTGAACGCCACCGCGCGCGCCGACGACGGCAGTGCCAAGCCCGAGCTGGCGATTGACTCGTCGGCCCTGGGCGGCATGTACGCCGGCGCAATCAAGCTGGTGGGCACCGAAGCCGGCGTGGGCGTGAAGCTCGACGGCACGCTGGCGGCCAGTGGCGGCGATATTCAGCTCGACGCCAATGGGCGCTTGAGCATGGCGCAAACCCAGGCCGCCGGTAACGTCAAGGTCACCGCGCAGAACGTCGACCTCACCGACAAGGTCTACGCCACCGGCAACGTGCAAGTGACCAGCGCCCAGGCCCTGGTCAACCAGAAGAGTGTGGCCGCCGGCCAACGCATCGATATCAATGCGGCCACGGTCAACAACCCCGGCATCATCGAAGCCGGCGTCGCCGCCGACAACACCCGCAATACCACCGGCGACCTGGTGATCAACGCTCAGACTGTCACCACCACCGGCAACCTGCTGGCCAGCCGCAACCTGGCGATTACCGCCGCGCAGGCGTTGACCAACCAGGGTGCGATCATCCAGGCCAAAACCGTCGATGTCAGCAGCGCCAAACTGACCAACCAGGGCGCCACCGCGCGCCTGTTCGGCGAACAAAGCCTAGCGCTCAACTCGCCGGCCATCGTCAACCTCGGCGGCCTGATTCGTTTTGGTGACGGCCAGGCCGCAAGCCTCAACAGCGCCTCGCTGGATAACCGCCAGGGCCGCATCGAAATGGCCGGCGGCAGCCTGCTGCTTACCAGTGCCGACCTGAACAACGGCGGCGGGCAAATCATCGCCAACACCCTGACCGTGAACGCGGGCCGCCTCAACAACCAGAACGGCGTCGTGGTCGCCGGCACCACCACCGTGAACGCCACTGACCTGGATAACAGCCTCAAGGGCCTGATCCAGGCCGACGCCGGCGCGCTCACCCTCAACGTCACTAACGCCTTCAACAACAGCCAAGGGTTTGCCCAGGCCAGCACGGATCTGAACCTCAACGCCGGCAGCCTCAGCAGTAACGCCAATGGCGTGCTGAGCGCCGACACCGGCAAGCTCACTCTCGTGACTGTGCAACAGCTCAATAACGCACAGGGCCGTTTGCAGGCAGGCAAGGGCGATATTGAACTGCATGCCGCGAGCCTGGATAACCAGGGCGGCGTAATTGTCGGCAAGCAACTGCTGCTCGACGCCGCCGACATCGACAACCGCGCCGGCACCGTGCTGGGCAACGCCGTCGACGTGACCGCCAAGACTTTCAACAACAGCAGCAAAGGCTCGCTGATCAGCGATGCCGGTGACGTCACGCTCACCATCAGCGACCTGCTGACCAACACCGGCGGCGCGATCGATGCCGGTGAACGCAGCGTACTGGTCAAACAGCTCACCACCCTCAACAACAGCGGCGGCCTGCTGCGTGGCAAGCGCCTGGACATCACCGCGCAGCATCTAAACAACGATAACGGCCAACTGCTGGCCGGCAACCTCGGCCTGAACTACAGCGGCCAAGAGCTGAGCAACCGCAAAGGCTTGATCCTCAGCGGCGGCGCCCTCACCGAATTGACCACCGGCAGCCTGGACAACCAGGGCGGCACCGTGCAGGGCGATGCCCTTACCGTTACCGCCGACTCGGTCGACAACGGCAGCGACGGCCTGATGGCGAGCCTGATCGGCGACCTGCAACTGACCGTCGAAACCCTGGCCAACCGTGGCGGCAAGCTGTTCGGCAAAGAGCAGGTGACCGTCAGCGGCGCCACCCTCGACAACAGCGCGGGCGGCCAGATCAGCGGCAAACAGATGACCCTCACGTCACGCGATACCTTGACCAACCGGGGGGGCCTGATCGAGGCCAACCAGGGCCTGACCGTCGGTGGTGGCAACCTCGACAACAGCGCGGGCGGTCAACTGCGCGCCTTGAACGGGGCCACCAGCAGTATCAACCTGAACGGCGCAGTCAATAACCAGAACGGCATTCTGGAGTTTGGCAGCCAAGGCTTCAGCCTCGACGCCGCCAGCCTGAACAACCAGTCCGGTGTGCTGCAGCACGCTGGCAGCGGCCTGATGCGCGTCCACACCGCCAGCCTCACCGGAAGCCAGGGCAACATCAACGGCATGGGCACAGCCGACTGGGCATTCGGCAAGGTCGATGGTCTGGGCCGTGTGCAACTCAACGAAGTCATCACCTATAAAAGCAGCCAGGCGCTGGCGCTGAAAGCCGGTGACCGAATGGCCAGCGGCAAGGGCCTGGTCATCGACGTGGCCAGCCTGGATAACGGCGGCGAACTGCTCAGCGACGGTGACCTGAGCATCACCACCGGCGACATGACCAACAGCGGCCGCGTATCGGCTCTGCAAACACTCACCGTTACAGCCAATAACCTGAGCCAGAACGGCGGACGTCTGGCCGGCACCAACACCCGTCTGAGCCTGACCGGCACCCTCGACAGCCTCGGTTTCCTCACCGCACGTCAGCAGCTGGATATCGCGGCGGCGCAGATCAATAACCGTGGCACCTTGGGCGCCCAGGGCGCGGTGAACCTGACCGCCGTGAATGGCATCGCCAATGCCGCCGACTCGCTGCTGTTCAGCGGTGGCGACATGACCTTGCGCAGCAATGGTTTCAGCAACCTCTATGGCGATGTCTACAGCAAACGCAACTTGAGCTTCGCCGCACGGGATGGCGGGCGTGCCGTGCTGTTCAGCAACCGCTCCGGAACCGTGGAAAGCGAAGGCTCGATCGGTATCAATGCAGGCTTTATCGAAAACGCCAAAGATGAATTCGAACTCGGGCAGACGCTGACCACCGGCAGCTTGAGTTGGATCTGTGGCCAGCACTGCGGCGAAAAAGACTGGTGGGAAAAAGGCATAATCACCATCTACGAGACGTACCTTGAGGCGGCGACCAAGGATTCGGCATCGGCGCGCCTGGTAGCTGGCAAAAACATGCTGCTGCAAGGCGACAATGTGCAGAACCGCTACAGCCTGATGGCCGCCAATGGCGACCTGAGTATCACCGCCGGTGACCTGCTGAACCAGGGTGCAGCTACGCGCACGGGGCAGCGCAAGATTGTCATCAGCACGCCAGGTCGCGTTTCCGACGATTTGTTTGAGCGCATGCAATATGTCGATGTTCCCGCTTTCAATGCGGCCACGGCGGCTGGGCATTTCGATAAGGCGCGCTTCGAAGAACTGAAAAACCGCTCACCCAATAGCTTGCCTTTCGCCCACATAAGCGACGTCACCACCTGGACCCCCAACGCCGGCCATGAGTACGACGCCACGCTTCAGGCCGGTGGTACGGTCGACCTTTCCAAAGTCACCCGCAAAACGCAAAACGGCACGCTGCACGAAAACACCCTGGCGCAACTGACCGGCACCCTGGGCGACGACCAGACCGGCATCCCCGTCGGCGGCATCAACATCAACCTGAGCAAACATGCCAACGACCCCAGCGCCCAGGCGCCCGGCAGCGTACTGCCGGTGGTCACCCCCGCAGCGGGTGGCGGTTTTGTACCCGTGGATTACACCGGCGTAGCCTTCGCCCCGGTCGACCCCACCACCTCGTCCAACTTCCAGCTGCCCAAGGGCGAGTACGGCCTGTTCGTCAAAAACGCCGACCCCACCAGCCATTACCTGATCGAAACCAACCCGGAATTTGCCAGCCTCACCGGCTTCTTCAGCTCCGACTACATGCTCGGCAAACTCGGCTTCACCAGCGACAACGCCTGGCGCCGCCTCGGCGATGGCCAATACGAAAGCCGCCTGATCCGCGACGCCGTGCTCGCCCAAACCGGCCAACGCTTCCTCGCTGGCGGCCTGACCAGCGACGCCGACCAGTTCCGCTACCTGATGGACAACGCCCTCGCCAGCAAAGACGCCCTGCGCCTGAGCCTCGGCGTATCCCTCACCCGCCAGCAAGTCGGCGCCCTGACCCACGACATCGTGTGGATGGAAAACCGCGTGGTCGACGGCCAGACCGTCCTCGTGCCGGTGCTCTACCTGGCCCAGGCGGAGTCGCGCAACGTGCGCGGCAACAGCCTGATCCAGGGCCGTGACCTCAACCTGTTCACCGGCGGCGACCTGATCAACGTCGGCACCCTGCGCGCCAGCAACAACCTCTCCGCGACCGCCGGCGGCAGTCTCTACAACGGCGGCCTGATCGAAGCCGGCAACAACCTGACGTTGCTGGCCCAGGACAGCATCCGCAACGCCATGGCCGGTGAAATTCGCGGCAAGCAAGTGAGCATGGCGGCGGTTCGAGGTGACATCACCAACGACAACACCGCCATCCAGGTGCGTGACGGCGCGGGCATGCGCACCCTCACCGACAATGGCACCAGCCTCATCGTCGCCCGCGAAAACCTGGCCATGAGCGCTGGCCGCGACCTCATCACCCGAGGCGCCCTGACAGGCGGCACCGACGTGACCTTAACCGCCGGCCGCGACATCAGCATCCTGCCTGTCAGCGACACCAGCGTGAAACACGCCTTCAGCGACGGCGGGCACAAATCCAGCATCACCACCGACGTCAAAAACCGCGCCGCCACCGTCACCGCAGGCGGCAACCTGAACATGAAGGCCGGGCAGGACGTCAACATCATCGGCAGCACTGCCACCGCCGGCAAAGACTTCAACGTCGACGCCGGGCGTGACTTCAACGTGTCGTCGGTCAGCGATGTGCACAACGTGGAAGGTAAGGAAAAACACGGCAAAAAGCGCATCAAGACGGCGGATGAGCAGACCACCCAAGTAGCGAGCGTGCTGACGGCGGGTGGGAATTTCACCAGCCAGGCCGGGCGTGACACCACGATCGTGGCGAGCAGGATCAGTGCGGGGAATGAGGCTTATCTGTATAGCGGGGATAAGTTGAGTTTGTTGGCGGCTGAGAACAGCACGCACACGCTGTATGACATGAAGAAAAACAGCGGCTGGGGTTCCAAACAGACCCAGCGCGATGAAGTCACCCGCATTACCAACGTAAGCACTGAAATCAAGACCGGCGGCGACCTGACCCTCAGGAGTGCCGGCGACCAGACCTATCAGCTTGCCAAGCTACAAAGCGGTAAAGACATCGTCCTGGACAGCGGCGGCGCAATCACTTTTGAGGCGGTCAAAGACCTGCATCAAGAGAGCCACGAAAAGAGCAACAACAACGCGTTTTGGGTTTCTTCCAAAGGCAAGGGAAATACCGACGAGACCGTCCGCCAGAGCCAGTTGATTGCTGAAGGGAATGTGGCGATCAAAGCGGTCGCCGGTTTGAAGATCGACATCAACCAAGTCAATCAGGAGACCGTCAGCCAGTCGATTGATGCAATGGTGAAGGCTGATCCGCAATTGGCGTGGATCAAGGACGCTGAGAAGCGTGGCGATGTGGACTGGAGGCAGGTTAAAGAGATTCACGACAGCTTCAAGTACAGCAATTCAGGGCTGGGGCCTGCTTCGCAGATCATTATTGCGATTGTGATGGCGGCGGTGGTTGGGCCGCTTGCAGCGACTGCGGCAGGCGGTGGGACTGTGGGTGCCGTCGCAGGGGCCGTAGCGGCGGGCGCGTCCACAAATGCGACTGTCAGCGTAGTCAACAATCGGGGCAACCTTGGTGCTGTGCTCAAGGATGTAACTTCTTCGGATGCTATGAAGGGGTATGTCATTGCCGGTGCTACAGCAGGTCTGACGGCAGAATATTTTGGTGATTGGACGGGAACAGAAACAAATACGGCAACGGGAAAAATTACTACACCGGGCATACTGAATAGCTGGCGTGGTGTTGGTCAATTTGCGGCTAACCAAACGTTGCAAAGTGGTACTTCCATGTTGTTGAGCAAAGCGCTCGGGCAGGGCGGCAGCGCCAGCGATGCGCTTAAAAATGCGTTGTTCAACACATTGGCGGCGGCCAGTTTCAATTTGGTTGGTAATTACACGAAAAACGTTTTTGCGGATGGTTCGGCACCAAAGGTCGCAATTCATGCCATGGTGGGTGGGCTGTTAGCGGAGGCAACTGGTGGAGACTTTAAAACCGGCGCATTGGCAGCTGGTGCGAGCGAGGCGCTAGTCACTCATCTGGATTCCTTGGTTAAAGGCGACGATGACTTGCTTACGATGAGTTCGCAAATTGTCGGTGTGCTAGCGGCTGCGGCACAAGGGGATGTAGATGCGTCCACGCTGGAAAAAGGCAGTTGGATTGCTCTGAACGGAACGCAATACAACTATCTAAACCACAATCAGCTTGAGAGAGCAGCCAAGAAAATAGCCGCGTGCACGGATACCTCCTGCATTGAAGACGCCACTCGTAAATTTAAAGAGTTGAGTCTCCAGCAGGATATTGAAGCGATAGCGGGCTGTAGGGCTGATCCTTCGACTTGTGCGACACGGTCTAAAGAAGTCGCCAATACCATGGCAGACCTGAACCCCATCAAAGATATTGTGGAGTATGGTTCGCCGAAAGCTCGAGAAGCAGTCCAGAACCTTATTAATTCAAACTTTGAATTCCAGGAGATGTTAGCGACAGCGACGACTGAGCATACTGTAGGAGCTATGGTCGATACGCTCAAAGCAAAATGGAATCTCAGCGACGCGCAGGCGCAGGAAATTACGAATGATCTCAAAATTGCTCTTGCGGTTGGCTTAGGTACCGCTGCCGGAGCCTTGGCATACAAACGTGCGGTTGCTAGCGCAGGAAAAAATGCTCCGGCGAAAAATCATAACCCTACGAGTGCTAAGACAGACACTGAAACAACACAGAGCGAATTGCCAAAAATTTGGGATGTCCCAGACACTACGATTGCCAAGCTTCCAGATACTTGGGCAGTAACACCCAATAAGAAGGGGGTGGGATTTAGATGGCAGGATCCAAAAAATCAAGGCAATGGCGTACGGATAGATAAGGGCGAACCTGATATTAGCCAGCCTACTCAGCAAGTGGACCATGTTATTGTGAGGTCCAACGGTCGAGTTATCGGTAGGGACGGGAAGCCTGTTAGTGGATCGATTAAAGAACATGCGGAACAAGTCCATATACCTCTGAGCGAGTATAAAAAATGGAAAAGCTGGAACTCTCCGAACTAAAATTTCCTAGTATGAGGGAGGAGCTTATCTCATACTTGAGCGGGTTATCGGACATTGACTATCAGTACCAAGCTTGGGTAGAGCGGTCATCGCCGGATTTAGGTTATGACGAGTTTAATTACACAGTACATTTTTTGTACGATGATACAGGATTGGCTGAAAATGCTTCCGATTGGATTGGTTTGGTCCTGAAGGATGAAAAAGAAGCAATGTCCGTTGAAAGCGTGGTAAATGCACTTGACGTCATTTTTGATAAGTATGGTACTGGACTTTCTGACAAGGAATATTTGGAGAAAGAGGAATGGTTGCGGGTTGTTAGTGCATCTAAGGGTGCTTTAAATGTTCTGCTTTCAAAATAGACAAAAAGGGAACGGATTTATTTAAACTGGAAGATGGGACGGATTTATTTAAATGGTCTGAGTCAAAGAAATCTGTCTCGCATGGCATTGTCTCG encodes the following:
- a CDS encoding DUF637 domain-containing protein produces the protein MDVRQFAFLARQPSAVLKPRDAFFGLPKRGLVLILANALFWQPLLAQAEGIVVATPGTTVGAAGNGVPVVNIATPNGAGVSHNQYTDYNVGPNGVILNNANSPMANTQLGGYIVGNPNLKGGAANVILNEVTGANPSQLRGYTEVAGQSAKVIVANPYGITCSGCGFINTPNVTLTTGKPVLDAAGQLKSYQVDGGAVTIDGQGLNASDVDRFEIITRSARINAQINARQLTVIAGRNDVDAQTLNATARADDGSAKPELAIDSSALGGMYAGAIKLVGTEAGVGVKLDGTLAASGGDIQLDANGRLSMAQTQAAGNVKVTAQNVDLTDKVYATGNVQVTSAQALVNQKSVAAGQRIDINAATVNNPGIIEAGVAADNTRNTTGDLVINAQTVTTTGNLLASRNLAITAAQALTNQGAIIQAKTVDVSSAKLTNQGATARLFGEQSLALNSPAIVNLGGLIRFGDGQAASLNSASLDNRQGRIEMAGGSLLLTSADLNNGGGQIIANTLTVNAGRLNNQNGVVVAGTTTVNATDLDNSLKGLIQADAGALTLNVTNAFNNSQGFAQASTDLNLNAGSLSSNANGVLSADTGKLTLVTVQQLNNAQGRLQAGKGDIELHAASLDNQGGVIVGKQLLLDAADIDNRAGTVLGNAVDVTAKTFNNSSKGSLISDAGDVTLTISDLLTNTGGAIDAGERSVLVKQLTTLNNSGGLLRGKRLDITAQHLNNDNGQLLAGNLGLNYSGQELSNRKGLILSGGALTELTTGSLDNQGGTVQGDALTVTADSVDNGSDGLMASLIGDLQLTVETLANRGGKLFGKEQVTVSGATLDNSAGGQISGKQMTLTSRDTLTNRGGLIEANQGLTVGGGNLDNSAGGQLRALNGATSSINLNGAVNNQNGILEFGSQGFSLDAASLNNQSGVLQHAGSGLMRVHTASLTGSQGNINGMGTADWAFGKVDGLGRVQLNEVITYKSSQALALKAGDRMASGKGLVIDVASLDNGGELLSDGDLSITTGDMTNSGRVSALQTLTVTANNLSQNGGRLAGTNTRLSLTGTLDSLGFLTARQQLDIAAAQINNRGTLGAQGAVNLTAVNGIANAADSLLFSGGDMTLRSNGFSNLYGDVYSKRNLSFAARDGGRAVLFSNRSGTVESEGSIGINAGFIENAKDEFELGQTLTTGSLSWICGQHCGEKDWWEKGIITIYETYLEAATKDSASARLVAGKNMLLQGDNVQNRYSLMAANGDLSITAGDLLNQGAATRTGQRKIVISTPGRVSDDLFERMQYVDVPAFNAATAAGHFDKARFEELKNRSPNSLPFAHISDVTTWTPNAGHEYDATLQAGGTVDLSKVTRKTQNGTLHENTLAQLTGTLGDDQTGIPVGGININLSKHANDPSAQAPGSVLPVVTPAAGGGFVPVDYTGVAFAPVDPTTSSNFQLPKGEYGLFVKNADPTSHYLIETNPEFASLTGFFSSDYMLGKLGFTSDNAWRRLGDGQYESRLIRDAVLAQTGQRFLAGGLTSDADQFRYLMDNALASKDALRLSLGVSLTRQQVGALTHDIVWMENRVVDGQTVLVPVLYLAQAESRNVRGNSLIQGRDLNLFTGGDLINVGTLRASNNLSATAGGSLYNGGLIEAGNNLTLLAQDSIRNAMAGEIRGKQVSMAAVRGDITNDNTAIQVRDGAGMRTLTDNGTSLIVARENLAMSAGRDLITRGALTGGTDVTLTAGRDISILPVSDTSVKHAFSDGGHKSSITTDVKNRAATVTAGGNLNMKAGQDVNIIGSTATAGKDFNVDAGRDFNVSSVSDVHNVEGKEKHGKKRIKTADEQTTQVASVLTAGGNFTSQAGRDTTIVASRISAGNEAYLYSGDKLSLLAAENSTHTLYDMKKNSGWGSKQTQRDEVTRITNVSTEIKTGGDLTLRSAGDQTYQLAKLQSGKDIVLDSGGAITFEAVKDLHQESHEKSNNNAFWVSSKGKGNTDETVRQSQLIAEGNVAIKAVAGLKIDINQVNQETVSQSIDAMVKADPQLAWIKDAEKRGDVDWRQVKEIHDSFKYSNSGLGPASQIIIAIVMAAVVGPLAATAAGGGTVGAVAGAVAAGASTNATVSVVNNRGNLGAVLKDVTSSDAMKGYVIAGATAGLTAEYFGDWTGTETNTATGKITTPGILNSWRGVGQFAANQTLQSGTSMLLSKALGQGGSASDALKNALFNTLAAASFNLVGNYTKNVFADGSAPKVAIHAMVGGLLAEATGGDFKTGALAAGASEALVTHLDSLVKGDDDLLTMSSQIVGVLAAAAQGDVDASTLEKGSWIALNGTQYNYLNHNQLERAAKKIAACTDTSCIEDATRKFKELSLQQDIEAIAGCRADPSTCATRSKEVANTMADLNPIKDIVEYGSPKAREAVQNLINSNFEFQEMLATATTEHTVGAMVDTLKAKWNLSDAQAQEITNDLKIALAVGLGTAAGALAYKRAVASAGKNAPAKNHNPTSAKTDTETTQSELPKIWDVPDTTIAKLPDTWAVTPNKKGVGFRWQDPKNQGNGVRIDKGEPDISQPTQQVDHVIVRSNGRVIGRDGKPVSGSIKEHAEQVHIPLSEYKKWKSWNSPN